One region of Daphnia pulicaria isolate SC F1-1A chromosome 7, SC_F0-13Bv2, whole genome shotgun sequence genomic DNA includes:
- the LOC124350140 gene encoding uncharacterized protein LOC124350140 — MLGGHLLSSRLPLRFVAGSWCLMAVVLVYAYTGTLISHISLSKYESVINTFDDLAASTKFRIITQRGSLSAEIILNSKIDALKTLGDSLRQNPEDLLLSLPGETEQILLSGCCAYVEVDSIHFHYKIDRMDSTFL, encoded by the exons ATGTTAGGAGGACATTTGCTATCCAGCCGTTTGCCGCTCCGTTTCGTGGCCGGTTCCTGGTGTCTAATGGCCGTCGTCCTCGTCTACGCTTACACCGGAACGCTCATCTCCCACATTTCCTTGTCTAAATACGAATCGGTTATCAACACCTTTGACGATCTGGCGGCCAGCACAAAATTCCGCATTATCACCCAAAGAGGAAGCCTATCAGCCGAAATCATTTTG AACTCGAAAATAGATGCGCTGAAAACCCTCGGCGACTCGCTCAGACAGAATCCTGAAGATCTTCTCCTTTCGTTACCCGGAGAAACTGAACAAATTCTGCTCTCCGGTTGCTGCGCTTACGTCGAAGttgattcaattcatttccatTACAAGATTGATAGAATGGATTCCACATTTCTTTGA